From Mya arenaria isolate MELC-2E11 chromosome 12, ASM2691426v1, the proteins below share one genomic window:
- the LOC128210497 gene encoding galactose-specific lectin nattectin-like — translation MTWADAELHCEEQGGTLAAITNQEESSSIFAWLANEGVVTGFVWIGGNDHAVEGTWEWSTAEEFAFEEMSKTSEPNGSTGENCLAIYMNRAGWADLVYKSPTVQSAAKRRNVLDVSNDDLCHPEQQI, via the exons ATGACGTGGGCAGATGCAGAACTACACTGCGAAGAACAAGGCGGGACGTTAGCTGCTATAACGAATCAGGAAGAAAGTTCATCCATCTTTGCTTGGCTCGCTAATGAGGGGGTTGTCACGGGGTTTGTATGGATAGGAGGGAATGATCATGCTGTAGAAGGCACATGGGAATGGTCGACTGCGGAAGAATTTGCGTTTgaagaaatgagcaaaactaGTGAGCCGAATGGTTCCACTGGGGAAAACTGTCTTGCGATATACATGAACAGAGCGGGATGGGCTGATCTTGTTT ACAAGTCGCCCACGGTACAGAGCGCAGCAAAGCGTAGGAATGTATTGGATGTATCCAACGATGATCTGTGCCATCCAGAacaacaaatttga